The Candidatus Babeliales bacterium genomic sequence GATCTACAAGAAAAAGTTACTTTGCATGGGTGGGCAACACAAGAGGAGGTTATTTCTATTTTAGATACATCTCATATTTTTGTACTACCATCACGAACAGGACCGGATGGTAATGAAGAAGGTATTGCAAATGCTTTAAAAGAAGCAATGGCAATGGGTCTAGTTTCTGTCGGTACATGGCATGCAGGAACGCCTGAGCTAATCGAAGATGGCGTATCAGGGTTTCTTGTACATGAAAAGAGTGTGTTTCAGCTATCAAGAACCCTTGAATATATTATTGAACATCCAGAAATATGGAAGCCTGTTGCTTTGGCTGCGCGAAAAAAGATTGAAGCTGAATTTGAGATTAAGCATGCTGTTGAGCAATTAGAAATA encodes the following:
- a CDS encoding glycosyltransferase encodes the protein DLQEKVTLHGWATQEEVISILDTSHIFVLPSRTGPDGNEEGIANALKEAMAMGLVSVGTWHAGTPELIEDGVSGFLVHEKSVFQLSRTLEYIIEHPEIWKPVALAARKKIEAEFEIKHAVEQLEILFYQLLTNN